Proteins from one Clupea harengus chromosome 17, Ch_v2.0.2, whole genome shotgun sequence genomic window:
- the LOC105889243 gene encoding highly reducing polyketide synthase cm3B-like, protein MADDADEIAVVGIGCNFPGGEGLDHFWDVLRNAKNCTVEIPNERFDRSYWCDQDDNKPGKSRASKAALIHGFNEFDHKFFGITDAESDKMDPQHKLLLQCSYRALENAGIPMEKASGTRTGVFMGLMNRDYEMYTVKSNPKTINHCTGTGIAMSIAANRISYTFNFTGPSLAIDCACSSSLVALHIACQAIKQGDCEMAMCGGVSCIMEPVLFVALSKAKMISPEGTSKPFTSRADGYGRGEGCGVVLLKPLKKALQDSDHVWGIIRKTAVNQDGRTVTPITKPSMVQQKELLSRIYSTESDLTSVQYIEAHGTGTPVGDPIEANSISNVIAKARPPGSETLIIGSVKSNIGHTESAAGVAGLIKVLLMMKHETIVPSVFYSEDNSSIDPKALNLRIPTRVEKWKSPPPDGRVAGINNFGFGGTNAHAIVQQQKQPQILKASVSKKHPFFVLSAASEKSLAMTIEDTADTLQKEITADLQAIAYTSACRRTHLKHRYRKALRSTTLTDLTDQLRSALNKKIVQSKADPKLVFVFCGNGVTYRGMCRQLLREEPIFQEKVKEIETLFQSYDSLSIREQLEAETDENDDFSKPEVIQPLLFAIQVAIATLLKHWGVRADAVLGHSVGEVAAAHCSGLLSLEDAVKVIHYRSALQSKVTGGKMLVASNMAVSEVLNLLPAYSGKVCLAAYNSPQSCTVSGDAEAIVKLHQKLSSSDKSKNTFLRILDVPAAYHSHMMDPILSEIRDRIGIMQENAKETELFSTVTGNAVSPTDFVSGEYWAQNIREPVLFEQAVRAAAKDRKNVVFVEIGPRPALQRNIIETLGNDVTVLSSVQPEKDHETMLITVGKLFEAGFNVDWDQFYKGFRALPTPFPRYQFDNAKKDVIIDSVHNTNTSSHPVISKSGTDGNTFTCDLTSDSLSYLYEHKNNGVAIIPGAFYVELGLAAYMENAKPKVPLNTLQLSINFQSPFVFSQNAPDMKAQLEPAGNLTNFKIFSQSATYASGTVEHRQGRFVEEQRIALDSIRQRCQSVVNADEFYKSLCLGGFEYGTVFRNKGDVYYGEDLREAYSVVTVSEELLPQLHDYHIHPVVLDYLMQLVPVTVAHGFLARPGFPSRIGTITVMQPLQSEMVVYLRAVTVGADDFEICGCFTDKEGAVLIELKHVMIRFLGSRSRVVEEYFYHNTFNAISLNSERTTFPRALVFTDQLGVSEALKNHLSPASRFLPLQSAKVLLNHGFPAFLSELKIPDVRKSFTEVLFMWGHGDITNRKADYILENIAGFCEILRQIVVYLKAIHFSNSIRVVTYQSTGDRIDHISPGFVLSGMTRACAAEISNLSFQLIDISSESAEDIRALSQVLTSYPCSKYPELVVKDGQVFQPQITHTSTPDLNSPERKVHCSQAERFSLQTANPYKMTKLSAIPSEKEAGQIEERNVEVELNEICVHSSDYFPVSVSDFNFGQTIYWNKHTSQIQKLLALDFSGTVTAVGKSVSKLRVGDHIAACYPIAAASKVVIPAEVCYKTKKLPVFKEAPCLSHFALAWEVLHHAMSKPKQHGHLGIITSAPDSNLVRILMLTAKKTGWNVTVGADPSSSFDKVDAVVLLPPFHESMVEKVGKMSTNTETIIICDNHTNTLFTQRACRGENTRTQIIYMSSILQKLSLQMHKPHIYRWLRLMQLDKKSLAFKKSTFQRMNSGCIEFLPIEESESYFSCKTLPVLMLKNSTALSDIPLLPKPKQLFHKNAVYIVTGGLTGLGFETVKFIAQRGGGHIVIFSRSSPSPQVLDDISNVQNQCSAVITSLKCDVSNSANVQQAVTQVGQSFPTCPIRGVFHSAVVLHDGFIEGLNKSLYEKVMCPKVNGVLNLHHSTRHCELDYFVCYSSISSFLGNASQTNYASANAFLDTFCQYRRNLGLPGQSINWGALNLGLLLNKDNFQKFLEAKGMMVLGVTEIHESLEQCLLLNKPQQTVCKFNFKNLRNHVLSENTSLSMRLTAIVEDGLRRAKMSDHVSAHKTSVSSPSEYVRSVLSETIGVEYDELNEETSLSTLGIDSMLAMTLQNLIFQERGVNIPLVKLLDPNSTVGTLATILMEHSNDDYEYENEKVVFETSL, encoded by the exons ATGGCTGACGACGCTGATGAAATCGCCGTTGTTGGCATTGGCTGCAATTTTCCGGGAG GAGAGGGATTGGACCACTTCTGGGATGTACTTCGGAATGCGAAGAACTGTACGGTTGAGATTCCAAACGAGAGGTTTGACCGCTCCTACTGGTGTGACCAAGATGATAACAAACCTGGGAAATCTCGTGCCTCTAAAGCTGCACTCATTCATGG ATTTAATGAGTTTGACCACAAATTCTTTGGGATCACTGATGCTGAGTCAGACAAGATGGATCCTCAGcacaagctgctgctgcagtgttcCTACAGAGCTCTGGAGAATGCTGGGATACCCATGGAGAAGGCCAGTGGCACCAGAACAGGAGTGTTCATGG GTTTGATGAACCGAGACTATGAAATGTACACTGTGAAATCCAACCCAAAGACCATCAATCACTGCACTGGCACTGGAATAGCTATGAGCATCGCTGCCAATCGGATCTCCTACACCTTCAACTTCACTGGACCCTCCCTGGCCATTGACTGTGCCTGTTCCTCATCTCTTGTTGCTCTTCACATTGCATGCCAGGCCATAAAACAAG GTGACTGTGAGATGGCCATGTGTGGTGGTGTGAGCTGCATCATGGAGCCAGTACTCTTCGTGGCCCTCAGCAAAGCCAAGATGATCTCACCTGAGGGCACCAGTAAACCATTCACTAGCAGGGCAGATGGCTACGGCAGAGGGGAGGGCTGTGGAGTTGTCCTGCTGAAGCCACTGAAAAAG GCTCTTCAAGACTCTGATCATGTTTGGGGCATAATCAGGAAGACTGCAGTGAACCAAGATGGTCGCACTGTCACTCCGATCACCAAGCCGTCCATGGTTCAGCAGAAAGAGCTTCTCAGCAGGATCTACTCCACAGAGAGTGACCTGACGAGTGTCCAGTACATAGAGGCTCATGGGACTGGAACACCAGTAGGTGACCCAATAGAGGCAAACAGCATCTCTAACGTTATTGCCAAAGCCAGACCCCCAGGATCAGAGACTCTCATTATAGGCTCTGTGAAAAGTAACATTGGACACACTGAATCAGCAGCTGGTGTAGCAGGATTGATTAAGGTGCTCCTTATGATGAAACATGAGACGATTGTTCCATCAGTGTTCTACTCAGAAGACAATAGTAGCATAGATCCAAAAGCTCTGAATCTCAGAATACCAACTAGGGTAGAGAAATGGAAAAGCCCTCCTCCAGATGGAAGAGTGGCAGGAATCAATAACTTTGGTTTTGGTGGGACCAATGCCCATGCAATTGTCCAGCAGCAAAAACAGCCACAAATACTAAAAGCTTCAGTTAGCAAAAAGCATCCGTTTTTTGTGCTCTCTGCAGCCTCTGAAAAATCACTTGCCATGACAATTGAAGACACAGCAGATACACTTCAGAAAGAGATCACGGCTGATCTCCAAGCTATAGCGTACACATCAGCATGCAGGAGAACTCACTTAAAGCACAGGTACAGAAAGGCCTTGCGCTCCACCACACTTACAGACTTGACAGACCAGCTTAGATCTGCTCTCAACAAAAAGATAGTCCAGTCAAAGGCAGACCCCAAATTAGTGTTTGTATTCTGTGGCAATGGTGTAACTTACAGAGGCATGTGCAGGCAGCTCCTCAGAGAAGAGCCTATTTTCCAAGAGAAAGTAAAGGAGATTGAGACTCTTTTCCAAAGCTACGATAGTTTAAGCATCAGAGAACAGctagaggcagagacagatgaGAATGATGATTTCTCAAAGCCTGAAGTCATCCAGCCACTGCTGTTTGCTATCCAAGTTGCTATTGCTACTCTCCTGAAGCACTGGGGTGTCAGAGCAGATGCTGTCCTTGGGCATTCTGTGGGAGAGGTTGCTGCTGCTCATTGCTCTGGCCTGTTGTCTCTTGAGGATGCAGTGAAAGTCATCCATTACCGCAGTGCTTTACAAAGCAAGGTCACAGGAGGGAAAATGCTGGTTGCCAGCAACATGGCAGTGTCAGAGGTCTTAAATCTTCTGCCCGCTTACTCAGGAAAGGTTTGTCTGGCAGCATACAACAGTCCTCAATCTTGTACAGTATCAGGGGATGCAGAGGCCATTGTCAAACTACACCAAAAGTTAAGCAGCAGTGACAAATCCAAAAATACTTTTCTTCGCATTTTGGATGTTCCTGCTGCCTACCATAGTCACATGATGGATCCCATTCTGTCTGAGATAAGGGATCGTATAGGAATCATGCAAGAAAATGCCAAGGAGACAGAACTGTTCTCAACAGTGACAGGAAATGCCGTGTCCCCTACGGATTTTGTCAGTGGCGAGTACTGGGCCCAGAACATCCGTGAGCCTGTATTGTTTGAACAAGCTGTGAGAGCAGCAGCCAAAGACCGAAAGAATGTGGTCTTTGTAGAGATCGGCCCAAGACCAGCTTTGCAGAGGAACATCATAGAGACTCTGGGTAATGATGTTACagttctctcctctgtccagcCAGAAAAAGATCATGAGACAATGCTCATAACAGTAGGAAAGTTGTTTGAGGCAGGGTTTAATGTAGACTGGGACCAATTTTACAAAGGCTTTAGGGCCCTACCAACACCCTTTCCAAGATATCAGTTTGACAATGCTAAAAAAGATGTAATTATTGATTCAgtacacaacactaacactagCAGCCATCCTGTGATATCCAAGTCTGGGACAGATGGTAATACCTTCACTTGTGATCTGACATCTGACTCACTGTCGTATTTGTATGAGCACAAAAATAATGGTGTTGCAATCATTCCAGGAGCCTTTTATGTTGAGTTGGGCCTTGCTGCATATATGGAAAATGCCAAACCCAAGGTCCCACTCAACACTCTGCAGCTCAGTATCAATTTCCAGAGTCCTTTTGTTTTCAGCCAGAATGCCCCTGACATGAAAGCACAGCTTGAACCAGCAGGGAATCTGACTAATTTCAAAATATTCTCCCAGTCGGCCACCTATGCCTCTGGCACAGTGGAGCACAGGCAAGGGAGGTTTGTCGAGGAGCAGAGAATAGCACTGGACAGCATCCGCCAGAGATGTCAGTCAGTTGTAAATGCTGATGAGTTCTACAAGTCTCTCTGTCTTGGGGGGTTTGAGTATGGTACAGTGTTCAGGAACAAAGGAGATGTGTACTATGGAGAGGACCTCAGAGAAGCTTATTCTGTTGTAACCGTATCTGAGGAGCTGCTTCCTCAGCTACACGATTACCACATTCATCCCGTTGTGTTAGACTATCTGATGCAGCTGGTGCCTGTCACAGTTGCTCATGGATTTCTTGCCCGGCCCGGGTTTCCCTCAAGGATAGGGACGATAACAGTCATGCAGCCTCTGCAGAGCGAAATGGTGGTCTATTTGAGAGCAGTGACTGTGGGAGCAGATGATTTTGAAATCTGTGGGTGTTTCACAGACAAAGAGGGTGCAGTTTTGATTGAATTGAAGCATGTAATGATCAggttccttggaagtcgctctCGAGTTGTGGAGGAGTACTTCTACCATAACACCTTCAATGCGATTAGTCTGAACAGTGAACGCACTACGTTCCCCAGAGCATTGGTCTTTACTGACCAGTTAGGGGTGTCTGAAGCCTTGAAAAATCACTTGAGCCCAGCCTCCAGGTTTTTACCCTTACAAAGTGCCAAGGTATTGTTGAATCATGGATTCCCAGCATTTCTCTCAGAGCTGAAGATTCCTGATGTGAGAAAATCCTTTACAGAGGTTTTGTTCATGTGGGGTCATGGTGACATAACCAACCGCAAAGCTGATTACATCCTAGAGAACATTGCTGGTTTCTGTGAGATTCTCCGTCAGATAGTTGTCTATCTGAAGGCTATTCATTTCTCAAACTCCATCAGAGTGGTGACTTATCAGTCTACTGGAGACAGAATAGATCACATAAGTCCAGGGTTTGTGCTTTCTGGCATGACACGAGCATGTGCAGCGGAGATCTCAAACCTCTCCTTTCAGCTGATTGACATTAGCTCTGAGTCAGCTGAAGACATCAGGGCCCTTTCCCAGGTCTTGACCTCCTACCCCTGCAGCAAATACCCAGAACTGGTGGTGAAAGATGGGCAGGTTTTCCAGCCACAAATTACTCACACCTCAACACCAGACTTAAATAGTCCTGAGAGAAAGGTTCACTGTTCACAGGCAGAACGCTTTTCTTTGCAGACGGCTAACCCTTATAAGATGACCAAATTGTCAGCCATTCCATCTGAGAAAGAGGCAGGTCAGATTGAGGAGCGAAATGTTGAGGTTGAACTCAACGAAATATGTGTGCATTCCTCAGACTACTTCCCGGTCAGTGTCTCTGACTTCAATTTTGGCCAGACGATATACTGgaataaacacacatctcagatcCAGAAGCTCCTGGCTCTTGATTTCAGTGGCACAGTCACTGCTGTGGGGAAGAGTGTGAGCAAACTGAGAGTGGGAGACCACATTGCAGCCTGCTACCCCATAGCAGCAGCTTCAAAGGTTGTTATTCCAGCAGAGGTTTGctacaaaacaaagaaacttcccGTCTTCAAAGAAGCTCCATGCCTGTCACATTTTGCCCTTGCATGGGAGGTCTTGCATCATGCAATGTCAAAGCCAAAACAACACGGCCATTTGGGCATTATCACCTCTGCCCCTGACTCTAATCTTGTGAGGATCTTGATGCTCACAGCAAAAAAGACAGGGTGGAATGTCACAGTAGGAGCTGATCCTAGCTCCAGTTTTGACAAAGTTGATGCAGTTGTTCTACTTCCTCCATTTCATGAATCTATGGTTGAAAAAGTGGGGAAAATGTCCACTAATACAGAAACCATTATCATTTgtgacaaccacacaaacaccttatTCACCCAAAGGGCTTGCAGAGGTGAAAATACGCGAACACAGATCATCTACATGTCCAGCATTTTGCAGAAGTTGTCCCTGCAAATGCACAAGCCACATATCTACCGGTGGCTCAGATTAATGCAGTTGGACAAGAAGTCACTGGCTTTTAAGAAGTCGACTTTTCAAAGGATGAATTCTGGTTGCATAGAATTCCTTCCCATCGAGGAATCAGAATCTTACTTCAGTTGTAAGACACTGCCGGTGCTGATGCTGAAAAACAGCACTGCACTGTCTGATATCCCTTTGCTGCCCAAACCCAAACAGCTATTCCACAAGAATGCAGTGTACATTGTGACCGGTGGACTGACTGGGCTGGGGTTTGAAACGGTAAAGTTCATTGCccagagaggtggaggacacATTGTTATCTTCTCCAGGAGCAGTCCTTCCCCACAGGTCCTGGATGACATAAGCAATGTCCAGAACCAATGCTCTGCTGTCATTACTAGCCTTAAATGTGATGTGTCCAATTCTGCAAATGTCCAGCAAGCAGTCACTCAGGTTGGTCAGAGTTTTCCCACTTGTCCAATCAGAGGAGTATTCCACAGTGCAGTTGTGCTTCACGATGGGTTCATTGAAGGCCTCAATAAGTCCCTCTATGAGAAAGTCATGTGTCCAAAAGTGAATGGTGTGTTGAATCTGCACCATTCCACCCGGCACTGTGAGCTAGACTATTTTGTCTGctactcctccatctcctcattcCTGGGAAATGCCTCTCAGACAAACTATGCCTCGGCAAATGCATTTTTGGACACATTCTGTCAGTACCGCAGGAACCTTGGACTTCCTGGCCAGTCCATCAACTGGGGGGCCCTGAACCTTGGTCTTCTGTTGAACAAAGACAATTTTCAAAAGTTTCTTGAGGCAAAGGGGATGATGGTGTTGGGCGTCACTGAAATTCACGAGAGTCTAGAGCAATGCCTCCTGTTAAACAAACCAcagcagacagtgtgtaaatTCAACTTCAAAAACCTTAGGAACCATGTTCTCTCTGAAAACACCTCCCTCTCCATGCGCTTGACAGCAATAGTGGAGGACGGTCTCCGGAGAGCCAAAATGTCCGATCATGTATCAGCCCATAAAACCTCAGTGTCTTCACCAAGTGAATATGTCCGGTCTGTGCTCAGTGAAACCATCGGAGTTGAGTATGATGAGCTAAATGAGGAAACATCCCTCTCGACTCTTGGTATTGACTCCATGTTAGCTATGACTCTCCAGAATCTGATCTTCCAGGAAAGAGGTGTAAATATCCCTCTGGTTAAATTATTAGACCCCAACAGTACTGTTGGTACTCTGGCAACAATACTGATGGAGCATTCTAATGATGATTATGAATATGAGAATGAGAAGGTTGTCTTTGAAACTTCACTTTAA